A region from the Aegilops tauschii subsp. strangulata cultivar AL8/78 chromosome 5, Aet v6.0, whole genome shotgun sequence genome encodes:
- the LOC109774763 gene encoding protein NETWORKED 1D, protein MSRTKMAANNPMRKYSWWWDSHISPKNSKWLQENLSDTDSKIKVMIKIIDEDADSFAKRAEMYYKRRPELMSLLEELYRAYRALAERHDHAAGELRSAHRKMAEAFPDEYQLDLDDDLPSETASSETDSDSRDMTPFFRSFINTGDSKKRSKDDQDHEKLQKEISSLSQENQDLKKKISSVLEKSESAESEVRSLKEALAQQGSEKEAAVSQCQQSSDRLQNLKSEISHTQEEFKRLKEEMQNGLQNLSTAEEQCLMLERANQDLHVELDKLKYASKEKHEELNEKQIELEKLSISIQEEQLKSMQAEMARLSLEKQLAQVQEKLRLLSLEKHGETSKFKDVEASKLMLQKELEMIREENRKLDDQNHSSTSVIIRLQDEIISLKNAQRKLEEEVSRHVEEKKVLQNELSHIKNDRGDVERKHFSIKEQIQVVNFNVESLQAIAQEMRDGNVELKETIKNHDGMKALYVENLMQLERTMEKNAHLERSLSAATTEVAGLRQNKATLEESCKQLSSKINGYQSERAMFIARIEGISHTMEKLSEKNVFLENLLSENNTELENHRMKLKDLEESAQALRNQNSLLRSDKRTLVQEVDSINGALLDLETQYAELEGRHLDLQQEKNVVRNEAVKLQELLRLEREKSQELTHSDKAQFSAIQKQIALLLEDGRHKENQLQDEEHKIVEAQIEIFILQKCLGDLAEANSDVSGQLQKQQEAHKVLEEKLACLTQNNQQLTEGIGSVMEVLQFDEKYGPLDLMKVDVVVQLILHEIKCLLNTISDAQDVKQNQILEKSLVVTLLEHFGREVADLRSERSVLRQEWQAKSEELLQLQSERHDLLKISCDLRKDVEARNRKVDEMKAESKFLVRQLSELQESRQSLQAEIIKLIEENSSQAGKLYDSREKEKSSEDDFSNLIGEAIRTDILGIVFKSLHDERTSELQALHDDFGCLHAAGNELYQEIRLMNKKLGDLQLENNYLEKELSRTLSICDGSSPEIGSARRRTMRRDTKLLKSGRKSLQESAVNVEQRKEVDNAGLEKSNEMLREELHKLQSEMQLLKNNKQPVIDVRSCDAEISKLLANMQIATANAALFKEKVLELIVACESSEISEIVQKEVLKEEISRRNSYVDALKDKLNAVEIENRRLKVDLNGDFTVLGALQTEVSALEKQTLSLAKDCVPSNKLKKEEFLLSPQLSKIAVRPSDDQNSPKLVKDMELQRLHGTIKALQKVVTDTGVVLEQERLDFSSNLQDARKQIEMLKLKDALDSDASDANYERMLKDIQLDLVQTPSRRAIGSHRLKKKITAQPDDKMLALWSVVRTSSGSGRHDDLRPPQSEAASEKDKGRRSTSELMLVKDLVVDKQDLPRPVVTTTEPHREWKKKVIERLSSDAQRLRDLQSILQELRASVEASGESELESVRAQMIESEEAITQLIDTNGKLLTKAEEFTSADGLDGGSVDLRSRSQRKILERVRKMSEKVGRLEMEMQKFQQVLLKHEEERASRRAAKTVQRRSRVQLVEYLYGKRRGGGDGGSRRQKRGPSCCMRAKAIDD, encoded by the exons ATGTCGAGGACGAAGATGGCGGCGAACAATCCGATGCGCAAGTACTCGTGGTGGTGGGACAGCCATATCAGTCCCAAGAACTCAAAATGGCTCCAAGAAAACCTCTCAG ATACGGATAGCAAAATCAAAGTTATGATCAAGATCATTGATGAGGACGCCGACTCGTTTGCAAAAAGAGCAGAAATGTACTACAAAAGGCGCCCAGAGCTGATGTCCCTGCTTGAGGAGTTATACCGTGCTTACCGAGCTTTAGCTGAAAGACATGACCATGCAGCTGGGGAACTCCGATCGGCTCATCGGAAAATGGCAGAAGCATTTCCGGATGAATACCAGTTAGATTTGGATGATGACCTGCCATCTGAAACTGCATCCTCTGAAACTGACTCTGACAGCCGTGACATGACACCCTTTTTCCGCTCTTTCATCAACACTGGCGACTCGAAAAAACGTAGTAAAG ATGATCAGGACCATGAGAAGTTACAGAAAGAAATTTCAAGCTTGTCACAGGAAAATCAAGACCTTAAGAAGAAGATTTCATCTGTGTTAGAAAAGAGTGAAAGTGCTGAATCTGAAGTTCGATCCCTCAAGGAGGCCCTTGCACAACAAGGATCCGAGAAAGAAGCCGCGGTTTCACAATGCCAGCAATCCAGTGACAGGTTGCAGAACCTCAAGTCTGAAATATCACATACCCAGGAGGAATTCAAGAGGCTAAAAGAGGAGATGCAAAATGGCCTGCAGAATTTAAGCACTGCAGAGGAACAGTGCCTTATGcttgagagggctaatcaggattTGCATGTGGAGCTAGATAAGCTGAAGTATGCTTCAAAAGAGAAGCATGAAGAGCTTAATGAGAAACAGATTGAGCTGGAAAAGCTCAGCATCTCTATACAAGAGGAGCAGCTCAAGAGCATGCAAGCAGAAATGGCACGGCTGTCTTTAGAGAAGCAATTGGCACAAGTACAGGAGAAGCTGCGGCTTTTGTCTCTTGAAAAGCACGGTGAAACAAGTAAGTTTAAGGATGTTGAAGCAAGCAAGCTTATGCTTCAGAAAGAATTGGAGATGATTCGAGAAGAGAACCGTAAACTGGATGATCAAAACCACTCCTCGACATCCGTGATAATACGTCTGCAGGATGAGATAATTTCCTTGAAGAATGCACAACGGAAACTCGAGGAGGAGGTGTCTCGGCATGTGGAGGAAAAGAAGGTACTTCAAAATGAGCTTTCACACATAAAGAATGACAGAGGTGATGTTGAGAGGAAGCACTTCTCAATCAAGGAGCAAATACAAGTGGTTAATTTCAATGTGGAGTCACTCCAAGCAATTGCACAAGAGATGAGGGATGGAAATGTTGAGCTAAAGGAGACTATCAAGAATCATGATGGCATGAAAGCGTTGTATGTTGAGAATCTGATGCAGCTggagagaacaatggagaaaaaTGCTCATTTGGAGAGATCTTTGTCAGCTGCTACCACCGAGGTTGCAGGATTGAGACAGAATAAGGCCACACTGGAAGAATCTTGCAAACAGCTTAGCTCCAAGATTAATGGCTACCAGTCTGAGCGAGCCATGTTCATTGCGCGGATTGAGGGAATTTCTCATACCATGGAGAAGCTATCAGAGAAGAACGTGTTTTTGGAAAATTTATTATCTGAAAACAATACTGAGCTTGAAAACCATAGGATGAAGCTTAAAGACTTGGAAGAGTCTGCACAGGCACTCCGCAATCAGAATTCTTTACTTCGATCTGACAAGAGAACTCTTGTGCAGGAG GTGGATAGCATCAATGGTGCTCTACTTGATTTGGAAACGCAGTATGCAGAGTTAGAAGGAAGGCATTTGGATCTCCAGCAGGAGAAAAACGTGGTTCGTAATGAAGCGGTCAAACTACAGGAACTGTTAAGGCTAGAGAGAGAGAAGAGCCAAGAACTCACCCACTCAGATAAGGCTCAGTTCAGTGCTATACAGAAGCAGATAGCCCTACTTCTAGAAGATGGACGGCATAAGGAGAACCAGCTTCAAGATGAGGAGCACAAGATTGTTGAAGCTCAGATCGAGATTTTCATCTTGCAGAAGTGCTTAGGTGACCTGGCAGAAGCAAATTCTGATGTCTCAGGGCAACTGCAGAAGCAACAAGAGGCACACAAAGTTCTTGAggagaaattggcatgtttgacacaGAACAACCAGCAGCTTACTGAAGGGATTGGTTCTGTGATGGAAGTACTACAGTTTGATGAGAAATATGGACCCTTGGATCTGATGAAGGTTGACGTGGTTGTGCAGCTCATCTTGCATGAGATTAAGTGCCTGCTGAACACCATTTCTGATGCCCAGGATGTCAAGCAGAACCAGATCCTTGAGAAGTCGCTTGTTGTCACCCTCCTGGAGCACTTTGGACGGGAGGTGGCGGATCTGAGGTCAGAAAGGAGTGTTCTGAGGCAAGAGTGGCAAGCGAAGAGCGAGGAACTGCTGCAACTGCAGAGTGAAAGGCATGACCTTCTAAAGATCAGCTGCGACTTGCGTAAGGATGTGGAGGCCCGTAACCGCAAAGTGGATGAGATGAAAGCCGAGTCAAAGTTCTTGGTTCGACAACTCTCAGAGCTGCAAGAATCACGCCAGTCATTGCAAGCTGAGATTATTAAGCTCATAGAAGAGAACTCCTCGCAGGCAGGAAAACTTTATGACTCAAGGGAGAAAGAGAAGTCGTCTGAAGATGATTTCAGTAATCTGATTGGTGAAGCAATCAGGACAGATATCCTTGGTATTGTTTTCAAAAGCCTTCACGATGAGAGGACATCAGAACTGCAAGCTTTGCATGATGATTTCGGTTGCCTCCATGCGGCAGGCAACGAGCTTTATCAAGAGATCAGACTGATGAACAAGAAGCTTGGCGATCTGCAACTCGAGAATAACTACCTTGAGAAGGAGCTCAGCAGAACTTTAAGCATCTGTGATGGCTCTAGTCCAGAGATTGGTTCTGCAAGAAGGCGTACCATGCGAAGAGATACCAAGCTATTGAAATCTGGCAGGAAGAGCCTACAGGAGAGTGCGGTGAACGTGGAACAGCGCAAAGAAGTCGACAATGCTGGTCTTGAAAAATCAAACGAGATGTTAAGGGAGGAGCTTCACAAGCTGCAGAGTGAAATGCAACTGCTTAAGAACAACAAGCAGCCAGTGATTGATGTCCGGTCTTGCGACGCAGAGATCTCGAAATTGCTGGCGAACATGCAAATTGCCACTGCCAACGCAGCTCTCTTCAAGGAGAAGGTCCTTGAGCTCATCGTAGCATGCGAGAGTTCTGAGATCAGTGAAATAGTACAGAAGGAGGTGTTGAAAGAGGAGATCAGTCGAAGGAACTCCTACGTGGATGCACTGAAGGACAAGCTAAATGCTGTTGAGATTGAGAACAGGAGGCTGAAGGTTGACCTGAATGGTGACTTCACGGTGCTAGGCGCATTGCAAACTGAAGTCAGTGCCTTGGAGAAACAAACCCTGTCACTGGCCAAGGATTGCGTACCTTCGAACAAACTCAAGAAAGAG GAATTTCTTTTGTCACCTCAGCTCTCAAAGATTGCTGTGAGACCAAGCGATGACCAAAACTCGCCGAAGCTGGTGAAAGACATGGAGCTGCAGAGGTTGCATGGAACCATCAAAGCACTCCAGAAGGTGGTTACGGACACCGGAGTCGTTCTTGAGCAAGAAAGGCTTGATTTCAGCAGCAACCTCCAGGACGCCAGGAAGCAGATCGAAATGCTCAAGCTCAAGGACGCCCTGGACAGCGACGCGAGCGACGCAAACTACGAGAGAATGCTCAAGGACATACAGCTTGACCTCGTCCAGACCCCCAGCCGTCGAGCCATCGGCTCGCACCGCCTCAAGAAGAAGATCACGGCCCAGCCCGACGACAAGATGCTCGCGCTCTGGAGCGTGGTGAGAACAAGCAGCGGCAGCGGCAGGCACGACGATCTGCGGCCGCCGCAGAGCGAGGCGGCGTCCGAGAAGGACAAGGGCAGACGGTCCACCTCCGAGCTGATGCTGGTGAAGGACCTGGTGGTCGACAAGCAGGACCTGCCAAGGCCCGTGGTCACCACCACAGAGCCGCACCGCGAGTGGAAGAAGAAGGTGATCGAGCGGCTGTCCTCGGACGCGCAGCGGCTCAGGGACCTCCAATCCATCCTCCAGGAGCTGAGGGCGAGCGTGGAGGCGTCGGGGGAGAGCGAGCTGGAGAGCGTGCGGGCGCAGATGATCGAGTCCGAGGAGGCCATCACGCAGCTCATCGACACCAATGGCAAGCTGCTGACCAAGGCCGAGGAGTTCACCTCGGCGGACGGGCTCGACGGCGGGAGCGTGGACCTCCGGAGCCGGAGCCAGCGCAAGATCCTGGAGCGGGTGAGGAAGATGTCCGAGAAGGTGGGCCGGCTGGAGATGGAGATGCAGAAGTTCCAGCAGGTCCTGCTCAAGCACGAGGAGGAGCGCGCCAGCCGGCGCGCCGCCAAGACGGTGCAGCGCCGGTCCAGGGTGCAGCTGGTGGAGTACCTCTACGGGaagcggcgcggcggcggcgacggtggctcCCGCCGGCAGAAGCGCGGGCCCTCCTGCTGCATGAGGGCCAAGGCCATCGACGACTGA